In Zingiber officinale cultivar Zhangliang chromosome 6A, Zo_v1.1, whole genome shotgun sequence, a single genomic region encodes these proteins:
- the LOC121996635 gene encoding DEAD-box ATP-dependent RNA helicase 14-like isoform X1, with the protein MAGGSTSSRPRYAPDDPTLPKPWRALVDGSTGYLYYWNPETNVTQYERPSDELPPPPPLLPPPPPLLPPKSASVIAVSRHHPDDRRHRHDDDDRHDRSRIHQDGNGRSRNGHSTKEKREGKISTGGQGSSVNVGRASSIPVEAYRRQNEIIVTGEDVPAPFMTFESAGFPPEILEEVCRAGFSAPTPIQAQSWPIALQSHDIVAIAKTGSGKTLGYLFPGFMHLKRLRNDCKLGPTMLILAPTRELATQIQDEALKFGRSSRILSTCVYGGAPKGPQLRDLDRGVDIIVATPGRLNDILEMKRVSLRQVSYLVLDEADRMLDMGFEPQIRKIVKEVPHRRQTLMFTATWPKEVRKIAADLLVHPVQVNIGSSDELVANTSITQYVEVITPVEKQRRVEQILRNQDAGSKVLIFCTTKRMCDQLSRTLARQFKAAAIHGDKSQAERDRVLSQFRTGRSPILVATDVAARGLDIKDIRVVINYDFPTGVEDYVHRIGRTGRAGATGVSYTFFCQQDSKYASDLVKILEGANQKVPKELKDMVSRGGHGGRSRRWASRSDAKDNGRLVTGQSNLGGLLSLPSRSDSYLGSHGTNDREPLDRSRGRVRSRSRSHSRDRKNNPSLKRARLASPPSRSRGSRSRSHSPKHALDRYRGGTKELTRVSSQLPRRIPSPTTRHASPPSRNQGRSRSRSRSHSPNRGYDRHSGRTREVVHVSSLPRRMPSPTAKHVNPSSRNHDRSPSKSCSPNPNRGYDHYGGGTNEVARSSSPLPKKMSSPTARHASLPSKSPHSIDHVFDCHDEENREATHGSSALPNLIPSSTTRHASPPGRNCGHSQSRSLSCSSDHGFDRYSERTRDAAHGSSPLSNQMPSPTVMHASPPGRSFGCSPSRSRSHSPNHVYSPNDGYDAHGEGSKEVTQVSSSFPKRMPSPAAGRENPHRNHVCSRSRSRSPNHGSDCFHGSAGQIASASPPLSRRGLSPIDCHASPPISNRGPSRSRSLSHSPGRGDVHYGQGSEQEPHVDLPLPITVPALASHRTSDPNHSVMPYDNQRSQSSDGGNIAAVELNESHGQDERSRKPHGSDSPCQWHKRSPLKNEDFNPQLSVPRPAQLPVLPLNSHVEEEEGMIPADEDSLIFQEDGRTSP; encoded by the exons ATGGCCGGCGGAAGCACATCGAGCCGGCCGCGGTACGCTCCGGATGATCCGACTCTGCCCAAACCTTGGCGGGCGCTGGTGGACGGAAGCACCGGCTACCTTTACTATTGGAACCCGGAAACTAACGTCACCCAGTACGAACGCCCGTCCGATgagctccctcctcctcctccactctTGCCCCCGCCCCCACCGCTCCTTCCTCCCAAATCCGCTTCTGTGATCGCCGTTAGCCGTCATCATCCAGATGATCGCCGTCATCGTCACGACGATGACGATCGCCATGATCGTTCAAGGATCCACCAG gATGGAAATGGCAGAAGCAGGAACGGACATAGCACAAAGGAAAAAAGAGAAGGGAAGATCTCAACTGGAGGCCAAGGATCATCTGTCAATGTTGGAAGGGCTTCTTCCATACCTGTAGAAGCTTATCGTCGTCAAAATGAAATAATTGTGACG GGAGAAGATGTGCCTGCACCATTCATGACATTTGAGTCTGCAGGTTTCCCACCTGAGATTTTGGAAGAG GTATGCCGTGCTGGTTTTTCTGCTCCAACTCCAATTCAGGCTCAGTCATGGCCAATTGCATTACAGAGTCATGATATAGTGGCTATTGCAAAAACAGGATCTGGAAAAACATTAGGATATCTTTTTCCTGGGTTCATGCACCTCAAGCGCCTTCGAAACGACTGTAAACTAGGTCCTACAATGTTAATATTGGCACCGACAAGGGAATTGGCAACCCAGATACAGGACGAAGCTTTAAAATTTGGCAGATCATCAAGAATTCTAAGCACG TGTGTGTATGGAGGAGCACCTAAAGGGCCCCAGTTGAGGGATCTTGATCGAGGAGTGGACATTATTGTTGCAACTCCAGGAAGATTAAATGACATTTTGGAAATGAAAAGAGTGAGTCTCCGTCAGGTTTCATATTTAGTTCTTGACGAGGCTGATAGAATGCTGGATATGGGTTTTGAGCCACAAATTCGAAAAATCGTGAAAGAAGTACCCCATCGTCGCCAAACACTTATGTTCACTGCTACTTGGCCTAAAGAAGTTCGAAAAATTGCTGCAGATTTACTTGTTCATCCTGTTCAGGTCAACATTGGCAGTTCAGATGAGCTTGTTGCAAACACTTCTATCACACAG TATGTAGAAGTAATTACTCCTGTGGAGAAACAACGCCGAGTGGAGCAAATATTGCGCAATCAAGATGCAGGCTCCAAGGTTCTCATATTTTGCACCACAAAGAGAATGTGTGACCAGCTGTCTCGAACACTTGCACGTCAGTTCAAAGCTGCTGCTATTCATGGTGACAAGTCTCAGGCCGAGAGGGATAGGGTTTTAAGCCAATTTCGCACGGGTAGATCTCCCATACTAGTAGCCACAGATGTTGCTGCTCGCGGTCTAGACATTAAGGATATCAG GGTGGTCATAAACTATGACTTCCCCACAGGAGTTGAAGACTATGTTCACAGAATTGGTAGAACTGGTAGGGCTGGTGCAACTGGAGTCTCCTACACCTTTTTTTGTCAACAGGACTCCAAATATGCTTCAGATCTTGTTAAAATTCTCGAAGGTGCTAATCAGAAGGTTCCAAAAGAGCTAAAAGACATGGTTTCACGTGGTGGGCATGGTGGCAGGTCACGGCGCTGGGCTTCCCGTTCGGATGCCAAGGATAATGGCCGCTTAGTTACTGGGCAAAGCAATTTGGGTGGTTTGCTATCACTTCCAAGTAGATCAGATTCTTATCTTGGCAGTCATGGCACCAATGACCGCGAGCCACTTGACAG ATCTAGGGGCCGGGTTCGTAGCCGCAGCCGCAGTCATAGCCGTGATCGGAAGAACAATCCCAGCTTAAAGAGGGCTCGGCTTGCAAGCCCTCCTAGCAGGAGCCGTGGTAGCAGGAGTCGCAGTCACAGTCCTAAACATGCCCTTGATCGGTACCGTGGGGGAACAAAGGAGTTGACGCGTGTGAGTTCACAACTCCCAAGGAGGATTCCATCgccaactactaggcatgcaagcCCTCCTAGTAGGAACCAAGGTCGCAGTCGAAGCAGGTCGCGCAGTCACAGCCCTAACCGTGGATATGATCGTCACAGTGGGAGAACAAGGGAGGTGGTACATGTAAGTTCACTTCCGAGGAGAATGCCATCACCAACagctaagcatgtaaatccttcCAGCAGGAACCATGATCGCAGTCCAAGCAAGAGCTGCAGTCCCAATCCTAACCGTGGATATGATCATTATGGTGGGGGGACTAATGAGGTTGCACGCTCAAGTTCACCACTCCCAAAGAAGATGTCATCTCCCACAGCTAGACATGCAAGCCTTCCTAGCAAGAGCCCCCACAGTATTGACCATGTCTTCGATTGTCATGACGAGGAAAATAGGGAGGCGACACATGGGAGTTCAGCACTGCCAAATCTGATTCCATcatcaactactaggcatgcaagcCCTCCAGGTAGGAACTGTGGTCACAGTCAAAGCAGGAGCCTCAGCTGCAGTTCAGATCATGGCTTTGATCGTTATAGTGAGAGAACTAGGGATGCAGCACATGGGAGTTCACCACTCTCAAATCAGATGCCATCACCAACCGTTATGCATGCAAGCCCTCCAGGCAGGAGCTTTGGCTGCAGTCCAAGCAGGAGTCGCAGTCACAGTCCTAACCACGTCTACAGTCCTAATGATGGCTATGATGCTCATGGTGAGGGATCTAAGGAGGTGACACAAGTGAGCTCATCATTCCCAAAGAGGATGCCATCACCAGCAGCTGGGCGTGAAAATCCTCATAGGAACCATGTCTGCAGTCGAAGCAGAAGTCGCAGTCCTAACCATGGCTCTGATTGTTTTCATGGGTCAGCTGGGCAGATTGCTAGTGCGAGCCCACCACTCTCAAGGAGGGGCCTGTCACCAATAGATTGCCATGCAAGCCCCCCTATCAGCAACCGTGGCCCAAGTCGAAGCAGGAGCCTTAGCCACAGTCCTGGTCGGGGCGATGTTCATTATGGTCAGGGAAGTGAACAGGAACCACATGTCGATTTGCCACTCCCAATAACAGTGCCAGCACTAGCATCTCATCGCACGTCTGACCCAAACCATTCAGTGATGCCATACGACAACCAAAGATCGCAGTCAAGTGATGGGGGAAACATAGCAGCGGTGGAACTCAACGAGTCACACGGTCAGGATGAGAGAAGCAGAAAACCACATGGTTCAGATAGCCCATGTCAGTGGCACAAAAGGTCTCCACTTAAAAATGAAGATTTTAATCCACAGCTGTCAGTTCCAAGGCCTGCCCAGTTGCCAGTGTTGCCTCTCAACAGCCAtgtagaggaggaagaaggcatGATTCCTGCAGATGAGGACAGTTTAATTTTTCAGGAGGATGGTAGGACTTCACCATAG
- the LOC121996635 gene encoding DEAD-box ATP-dependent RNA helicase 14-like isoform X2 — translation MVIWLRMPLRSSEFKVCRAGFSAPTPIQAQSWPIALQSHDIVAIAKTGSGKTLGYLFPGFMHLKRLRNDCKLGPTMLILAPTRELATQIQDEALKFGRSSRILSTCVYGGAPKGPQLRDLDRGVDIIVATPGRLNDILEMKRVSLRQVSYLVLDEADRMLDMGFEPQIRKIVKEVPHRRQTLMFTATWPKEVRKIAADLLVHPVQVNIGSSDELVANTSITQYVEVITPVEKQRRVEQILRNQDAGSKVLIFCTTKRMCDQLSRTLARQFKAAAIHGDKSQAERDRVLSQFRTGRSPILVATDVAARGLDIKDIRVVINYDFPTGVEDYVHRIGRTGRAGATGVSYTFFCQQDSKYASDLVKILEGANQKVPKELKDMVSRGGHGGRSRRWASRSDAKDNGRLVTGQSNLGGLLSLPSRSDSYLGSHGTNDREPLDRSRGRVRSRSRSHSRDRKNNPSLKRARLASPPSRSRGSRSRSHSPKHALDRYRGGTKELTRVSSQLPRRIPSPTTRHASPPSRNQGRSRSRSRSHSPNRGYDRHSGRTREVVHVSSLPRRMPSPTAKHVNPSSRNHDRSPSKSCSPNPNRGYDHYGGGTNEVARSSSPLPKKMSSPTARHASLPSKSPHSIDHVFDCHDEENREATHGSSALPNLIPSSTTRHASPPGRNCGHSQSRSLSCSSDHGFDRYSERTRDAAHGSSPLSNQMPSPTVMHASPPGRSFGCSPSRSRSHSPNHVYSPNDGYDAHGEGSKEVTQVSSSFPKRMPSPAAGRENPHRNHVCSRSRSRSPNHGSDCFHGSAGQIASASPPLSRRGLSPIDCHASPPISNRGPSRSRSLSHSPGRGDVHYGQGSEQEPHVDLPLPITVPALASHRTSDPNHSVMPYDNQRSQSSDGGNIAAVELNESHGQDERSRKPHGSDSPCQWHKRSPLKNEDFNPQLSVPRPAQLPVLPLNSHVEEEEGMIPADEDSLIFQEDGRTSP, via the exons ATGGTGATATGGTTGAGGATGCCACTCAGGTCTTCAGAATTCAAG GTATGCCGTGCTGGTTTTTCTGCTCCAACTCCAATTCAGGCTCAGTCATGGCCAATTGCATTACAGAGTCATGATATAGTGGCTATTGCAAAAACAGGATCTGGAAAAACATTAGGATATCTTTTTCCTGGGTTCATGCACCTCAAGCGCCTTCGAAACGACTGTAAACTAGGTCCTACAATGTTAATATTGGCACCGACAAGGGAATTGGCAACCCAGATACAGGACGAAGCTTTAAAATTTGGCAGATCATCAAGAATTCTAAGCACG TGTGTGTATGGAGGAGCACCTAAAGGGCCCCAGTTGAGGGATCTTGATCGAGGAGTGGACATTATTGTTGCAACTCCAGGAAGATTAAATGACATTTTGGAAATGAAAAGAGTGAGTCTCCGTCAGGTTTCATATTTAGTTCTTGACGAGGCTGATAGAATGCTGGATATGGGTTTTGAGCCACAAATTCGAAAAATCGTGAAAGAAGTACCCCATCGTCGCCAAACACTTATGTTCACTGCTACTTGGCCTAAAGAAGTTCGAAAAATTGCTGCAGATTTACTTGTTCATCCTGTTCAGGTCAACATTGGCAGTTCAGATGAGCTTGTTGCAAACACTTCTATCACACAG TATGTAGAAGTAATTACTCCTGTGGAGAAACAACGCCGAGTGGAGCAAATATTGCGCAATCAAGATGCAGGCTCCAAGGTTCTCATATTTTGCACCACAAAGAGAATGTGTGACCAGCTGTCTCGAACACTTGCACGTCAGTTCAAAGCTGCTGCTATTCATGGTGACAAGTCTCAGGCCGAGAGGGATAGGGTTTTAAGCCAATTTCGCACGGGTAGATCTCCCATACTAGTAGCCACAGATGTTGCTGCTCGCGGTCTAGACATTAAGGATATCAG GGTGGTCATAAACTATGACTTCCCCACAGGAGTTGAAGACTATGTTCACAGAATTGGTAGAACTGGTAGGGCTGGTGCAACTGGAGTCTCCTACACCTTTTTTTGTCAACAGGACTCCAAATATGCTTCAGATCTTGTTAAAATTCTCGAAGGTGCTAATCAGAAGGTTCCAAAAGAGCTAAAAGACATGGTTTCACGTGGTGGGCATGGTGGCAGGTCACGGCGCTGGGCTTCCCGTTCGGATGCCAAGGATAATGGCCGCTTAGTTACTGGGCAAAGCAATTTGGGTGGTTTGCTATCACTTCCAAGTAGATCAGATTCTTATCTTGGCAGTCATGGCACCAATGACCGCGAGCCACTTGACAG ATCTAGGGGCCGGGTTCGTAGCCGCAGCCGCAGTCATAGCCGTGATCGGAAGAACAATCCCAGCTTAAAGAGGGCTCGGCTTGCAAGCCCTCCTAGCAGGAGCCGTGGTAGCAGGAGTCGCAGTCACAGTCCTAAACATGCCCTTGATCGGTACCGTGGGGGAACAAAGGAGTTGACGCGTGTGAGTTCACAACTCCCAAGGAGGATTCCATCgccaactactaggcatgcaagcCCTCCTAGTAGGAACCAAGGTCGCAGTCGAAGCAGGTCGCGCAGTCACAGCCCTAACCGTGGATATGATCGTCACAGTGGGAGAACAAGGGAGGTGGTACATGTAAGTTCACTTCCGAGGAGAATGCCATCACCAACagctaagcatgtaaatccttcCAGCAGGAACCATGATCGCAGTCCAAGCAAGAGCTGCAGTCCCAATCCTAACCGTGGATATGATCATTATGGTGGGGGGACTAATGAGGTTGCACGCTCAAGTTCACCACTCCCAAAGAAGATGTCATCTCCCACAGCTAGACATGCAAGCCTTCCTAGCAAGAGCCCCCACAGTATTGACCATGTCTTCGATTGTCATGACGAGGAAAATAGGGAGGCGACACATGGGAGTTCAGCACTGCCAAATCTGATTCCATcatcaactactaggcatgcaagcCCTCCAGGTAGGAACTGTGGTCACAGTCAAAGCAGGAGCCTCAGCTGCAGTTCAGATCATGGCTTTGATCGTTATAGTGAGAGAACTAGGGATGCAGCACATGGGAGTTCACCACTCTCAAATCAGATGCCATCACCAACCGTTATGCATGCAAGCCCTCCAGGCAGGAGCTTTGGCTGCAGTCCAAGCAGGAGTCGCAGTCACAGTCCTAACCACGTCTACAGTCCTAATGATGGCTATGATGCTCATGGTGAGGGATCTAAGGAGGTGACACAAGTGAGCTCATCATTCCCAAAGAGGATGCCATCACCAGCAGCTGGGCGTGAAAATCCTCATAGGAACCATGTCTGCAGTCGAAGCAGAAGTCGCAGTCCTAACCATGGCTCTGATTGTTTTCATGGGTCAGCTGGGCAGATTGCTAGTGCGAGCCCACCACTCTCAAGGAGGGGCCTGTCACCAATAGATTGCCATGCAAGCCCCCCTATCAGCAACCGTGGCCCAAGTCGAAGCAGGAGCCTTAGCCACAGTCCTGGTCGGGGCGATGTTCATTATGGTCAGGGAAGTGAACAGGAACCACATGTCGATTTGCCACTCCCAATAACAGTGCCAGCACTAGCATCTCATCGCACGTCTGACCCAAACCATTCAGTGATGCCATACGACAACCAAAGATCGCAGTCAAGTGATGGGGGAAACATAGCAGCGGTGGAACTCAACGAGTCACACGGTCAGGATGAGAGAAGCAGAAAACCACATGGTTCAGATAGCCCATGTCAGTGGCACAAAAGGTCTCCACTTAAAAATGAAGATTTTAATCCACAGCTGTCAGTTCCAAGGCCTGCCCAGTTGCCAGTGTTGCCTCTCAACAGCCAtgtagaggaggaagaaggcatGATTCCTGCAGATGAGGACAGTTTAATTTTTCAGGAGGATGGTAGGACTTCACCATAG
- the LOC121996635 gene encoding DEAD-box ATP-dependent RNA helicase 40-like isoform X3, producing MHLKRLRNDCKLGPTMLILAPTRELATQIQDEALKFGRSSRILSTCVYGGAPKGPQLRDLDRGVDIIVATPGRLNDILEMKRVSLRQVSYLVLDEADRMLDMGFEPQIRKIVKEVPHRRQTLMFTATWPKEVRKIAADLLVHPVQVNIGSSDELVANTSITQYVEVITPVEKQRRVEQILRNQDAGSKVLIFCTTKRMCDQLSRTLARQFKAAAIHGDKSQAERDRVLSQFRTGRSPILVATDVAARGLDIKDIRVVINYDFPTGVEDYVHRIGRTGRAGATGVSYTFFCQQDSKYASDLVKILEGANQKVPKELKDMVSRGGHGGRSRRWASRSDAKDNGRLVTGQSNLGGLLSLPSRSDSYLGSHGTNDREPLDRSRGRVRSRSRSHSRDRKNNPSLKRARLASPPSRSRGSRSRSHSPKHALDRYRGGTKELTRVSSQLPRRIPSPTTRHASPPSRNQGRSRSRSRSHSPNRGYDRHSGRTREVVHVSSLPRRMPSPTAKHVNPSSRNHDRSPSKSCSPNPNRGYDHYGGGTNEVARSSSPLPKKMSSPTARHASLPSKSPHSIDHVFDCHDEENREATHGSSALPNLIPSSTTRHASPPGRNCGHSQSRSLSCSSDHGFDRYSERTRDAAHGSSPLSNQMPSPTVMHASPPGRSFGCSPSRSRSHSPNHVYSPNDGYDAHGEGSKEVTQVSSSFPKRMPSPAAGRENPHRNHVCSRSRSRSPNHGSDCFHGSAGQIASASPPLSRRGLSPIDCHASPPISNRGPSRSRSLSHSPGRGDVHYGQGSEQEPHVDLPLPITVPALASHRTSDPNHSVMPYDNQRSQSSDGGNIAAVELNESHGQDERSRKPHGSDSPCQWHKRSPLKNEDFNPQLSVPRPAQLPVLPLNSHVEEEEGMIPADEDSLIFQEDGRTSP from the exons ATGCACCTCAAGCGCCTTCGAAACGACTGTAAACTAGGTCCTACAATGTTAATATTGGCACCGACAAGGGAATTGGCAACCCAGATACAGGACGAAGCTTTAAAATTTGGCAGATCATCAAGAATTCTAAGCACG TGTGTGTATGGAGGAGCACCTAAAGGGCCCCAGTTGAGGGATCTTGATCGAGGAGTGGACATTATTGTTGCAACTCCAGGAAGATTAAATGACATTTTGGAAATGAAAAGAGTGAGTCTCCGTCAGGTTTCATATTTAGTTCTTGACGAGGCTGATAGAATGCTGGATATGGGTTTTGAGCCACAAATTCGAAAAATCGTGAAAGAAGTACCCCATCGTCGCCAAACACTTATGTTCACTGCTACTTGGCCTAAAGAAGTTCGAAAAATTGCTGCAGATTTACTTGTTCATCCTGTTCAGGTCAACATTGGCAGTTCAGATGAGCTTGTTGCAAACACTTCTATCACACAG TATGTAGAAGTAATTACTCCTGTGGAGAAACAACGCCGAGTGGAGCAAATATTGCGCAATCAAGATGCAGGCTCCAAGGTTCTCATATTTTGCACCACAAAGAGAATGTGTGACCAGCTGTCTCGAACACTTGCACGTCAGTTCAAAGCTGCTGCTATTCATGGTGACAAGTCTCAGGCCGAGAGGGATAGGGTTTTAAGCCAATTTCGCACGGGTAGATCTCCCATACTAGTAGCCACAGATGTTGCTGCTCGCGGTCTAGACATTAAGGATATCAG GGTGGTCATAAACTATGACTTCCCCACAGGAGTTGAAGACTATGTTCACAGAATTGGTAGAACTGGTAGGGCTGGTGCAACTGGAGTCTCCTACACCTTTTTTTGTCAACAGGACTCCAAATATGCTTCAGATCTTGTTAAAATTCTCGAAGGTGCTAATCAGAAGGTTCCAAAAGAGCTAAAAGACATGGTTTCACGTGGTGGGCATGGTGGCAGGTCACGGCGCTGGGCTTCCCGTTCGGATGCCAAGGATAATGGCCGCTTAGTTACTGGGCAAAGCAATTTGGGTGGTTTGCTATCACTTCCAAGTAGATCAGATTCTTATCTTGGCAGTCATGGCACCAATGACCGCGAGCCACTTGACAG ATCTAGGGGCCGGGTTCGTAGCCGCAGCCGCAGTCATAGCCGTGATCGGAAGAACAATCCCAGCTTAAAGAGGGCTCGGCTTGCAAGCCCTCCTAGCAGGAGCCGTGGTAGCAGGAGTCGCAGTCACAGTCCTAAACATGCCCTTGATCGGTACCGTGGGGGAACAAAGGAGTTGACGCGTGTGAGTTCACAACTCCCAAGGAGGATTCCATCgccaactactaggcatgcaagcCCTCCTAGTAGGAACCAAGGTCGCAGTCGAAGCAGGTCGCGCAGTCACAGCCCTAACCGTGGATATGATCGTCACAGTGGGAGAACAAGGGAGGTGGTACATGTAAGTTCACTTCCGAGGAGAATGCCATCACCAACagctaagcatgtaaatccttcCAGCAGGAACCATGATCGCAGTCCAAGCAAGAGCTGCAGTCCCAATCCTAACCGTGGATATGATCATTATGGTGGGGGGACTAATGAGGTTGCACGCTCAAGTTCACCACTCCCAAAGAAGATGTCATCTCCCACAGCTAGACATGCAAGCCTTCCTAGCAAGAGCCCCCACAGTATTGACCATGTCTTCGATTGTCATGACGAGGAAAATAGGGAGGCGACACATGGGAGTTCAGCACTGCCAAATCTGATTCCATcatcaactactaggcatgcaagcCCTCCAGGTAGGAACTGTGGTCACAGTCAAAGCAGGAGCCTCAGCTGCAGTTCAGATCATGGCTTTGATCGTTATAGTGAGAGAACTAGGGATGCAGCACATGGGAGTTCACCACTCTCAAATCAGATGCCATCACCAACCGTTATGCATGCAAGCCCTCCAGGCAGGAGCTTTGGCTGCAGTCCAAGCAGGAGTCGCAGTCACAGTCCTAACCACGTCTACAGTCCTAATGATGGCTATGATGCTCATGGTGAGGGATCTAAGGAGGTGACACAAGTGAGCTCATCATTCCCAAAGAGGATGCCATCACCAGCAGCTGGGCGTGAAAATCCTCATAGGAACCATGTCTGCAGTCGAAGCAGAAGTCGCAGTCCTAACCATGGCTCTGATTGTTTTCATGGGTCAGCTGGGCAGATTGCTAGTGCGAGCCCACCACTCTCAAGGAGGGGCCTGTCACCAATAGATTGCCATGCAAGCCCCCCTATCAGCAACCGTGGCCCAAGTCGAAGCAGGAGCCTTAGCCACAGTCCTGGTCGGGGCGATGTTCATTATGGTCAGGGAAGTGAACAGGAACCACATGTCGATTTGCCACTCCCAATAACAGTGCCAGCACTAGCATCTCATCGCACGTCTGACCCAAACCATTCAGTGATGCCATACGACAACCAAAGATCGCAGTCAAGTGATGGGGGAAACATAGCAGCGGTGGAACTCAACGAGTCACACGGTCAGGATGAGAGAAGCAGAAAACCACATGGTTCAGATAGCCCATGTCAGTGGCACAAAAGGTCTCCACTTAAAAATGAAGATTTTAATCCACAGCTGTCAGTTCCAAGGCCTGCCCAGTTGCCAGTGTTGCCTCTCAACAGCCAtgtagaggaggaagaaggcatGATTCCTGCAGATGAGGACAGTTTAATTTTTCAGGAGGATGGTAGGACTTCACCATAG
- the LOC121996636 gene encoding 26S proteasome regulatory subunit S10B homolog B-like, whose product MSDGVEDAVRRRNAVADYRKKLLQHKELDSRLRTLRENLRASKKEFNKTEDDLKSLQSVGQIIGEVLRPLDKERFIVKASSGPRYVVGCRSKVDKEKLTSGTRVVLDMTTLTIMRALPREVDPVVYNMLHEDPGNVSYSAVGGLSDQIRELRESIELPLMNPELFLRVGIKPPKGVLLYGPPGTGKTLLARAIASNIDANFLKIVSSAIIDKYIGESARLIREMFGYAREHQPCIIFMDEIDAIGGRRFSEGTSADREIQRTLMELLNQLDGFDQLGKVKMIMATNRPDVLDPALLRPGRLDRKIEIPLPNEQSRMEILKIHAAGIAKHGDIDYEAVVKLAEGFNGADLRNVCTEAGMSAIRAERDYVIHEDFMKAVRKLNEAKKLESSAHYNADFGKD is encoded by the exons ATGAGCGACGGCGTAGAAGATGCTGTTCGGAGGCGGAACGCCGTGGCTGACTACAGGAAGAAGCTCCTCCAGCACAAGGAACTCGATTCCAGGCTCAGGACGC TGAGGGAGAATTTGAGAGCCTCAAAGAAGGAGTTTAATAAAACTGAGGATGATCTGAAGTCTCTCCAAAGTGTAGGGCAAATTATTGGTGAGGTACTTAGGCCACTCGATAAGGAGCGAT ttattgtaaagGCAAGCAGCGGACCAAGATATGTCGTTGGTTGTCGCAGCAAAGTGGACAAAGAGAAACTTACATCGGGAACACGGGTGGTTCTAGACATGACTACTCTAACGATTATGCGCGCACTTCCACGTGAG GTTGATCCTGTTGTCTATAACATGCTCCATGAAGATCCTGGAAATGTTAGTTACTCAGCTGTTGGTGGACTGTCTGACCAGATAAGGGAACTGAGAGAGTCAATTGAACTGCCCCTTATGAATCCAGAACTCTTTCTCAGAGTAGGGATTAAACCTCCAAAG GGAGTCCTCCTCTATGGTCCACCCGGTACTGGAAAGACACTACTGGCCAGAGCAATCGCTAGCAACATAGATGCAAACTTTCTGAAG ATCGTGTCAAGTGCTATAATTGACAAATATATAGGTGAAAGTGCACGGCTGATAAGGGAGATGTTTGGTTATGCACGTGAACACCAA CCTTGTATTATTTTCATGGATGAGATTGATGCCATTGGGGGGCGTCGTTTTAGTGAGGGAACCAGTGCTGATCGGGAGATTCAACGGACATTAATGGAGCTTCTCAATCAACTGGATGGATTTGATCAATTAGGAAAG GTTAAAATGATTATGGCGACAAACCGACCGGATGTTCTGGATCCAGCTCTTCTTCGCCCTGGCCGGCTGGATAGGAAAATTGAGATTCCTTTACCAAATGAACAATCGAGGATGGAAATCCTTAAAATACATGCTGCAGGTATAGCAAAACATGGTGACATTGATTACGAAGCGGTAGTAAAACTTGCCGAA GGTTTTAATGGAGCAGATCTTCGTAATGTATGCACAGAAGCTGGTATGTCAGCAATTCGTGCCGAACGCGACTATGTTATTCATGAGGACTTTATGAAG GCTGTGAGGAAGTTGAATGAAGCAAAGAAGCTAGAATCAAGTGCTCATTACAATGCTGATTTCGGCAAGGATTAA